One genomic window of Corallococcus caeni includes the following:
- a CDS encoding DUF3427 domain-containing protein, which produces MSQNERGLYETLLTEALESQLVALDPRLEAHRSGLHEAEAADRIGLHLARVIERAIASLDREERVAIGTALARKVVELVVDATEASALTSERPVEPGSMLRSVLGKLPDGSPETLSEPLIPLLDTTLLTNAPGEPRVGNQVLTEIHSADQIDVVMAFIRRSGIAPMLEALRAHCHAGRRLRVLTTTYTGSTEARALEALREIGAEVRVSYDQSGTRLHAKAWLFHRRSGFSTAYIGSSNLTRSAQVTGLEWNVRASRARNPSVVDKVAAVFESYWNSGDFVPYDREQFLARMASADDRTSQLEMSPIELRPEPFQERLLEQIALSRQRGYHRNLLVSATGTGKTVMAALDYARLREALPRARLLFVAHREEILTQTRATFRHALRDHAFGELWVGGERPQHFEQVFASVQSLNATGLKHLDAAHFDIVIVDEFHHAAAPTYQNLLEHLRPVELLGLTATPERSDGMPVLDWFDGRIAAELRLWDAIDQHRLVPFAYYAIHDGIDLREIPWRRGRGYDVESLSNLFTNNDAWVRLVLKEVERRAEDLSQMRALGFCVSVEHARFMARSFSAAGVRATAIWSDTPDDERRQALRDLAQRRVNVVFSVDLFNEGVDVPAVDTLLMLRPTDSPTLFLQQLGRGLRRHPNKSVCTVLDFVGHQHSEFRFDRRLRALLGGTRAEVARQLEQGFPFLPAGCHMEFDRVASEIVLASIRSAVPSRWSGKVEELRGYAKTANDVSLTGFLAESGLELEDIYTASKSWSDLCQDAGLTMRPAGPHEPSLRRACGRLLHIDDEARIDGYRRLLASDAAPSLGALSQVDRRLLRMLVASVVDKAANKSSTLEEGCALIWSHPQVRKEIIELLNVLGERISHLPSPLASHPDVPLAVHARYTRIEILAAFDIGDGVKAAPWQAGVLWAKEARADLLAFTLDKTSGHFSPTTRYRDYAINRELIHWESQSTTRADSEVGLRYQRHVRQGSSVMLFARQRSDDRALYFLGPATYVKHEGELPMAVTWKLEHALPGDLFASFAAAVA; this is translated from the coding sequence ATGTCGCAGAACGAACGCGGTCTCTACGAAACCCTGCTCACCGAAGCGCTCGAAAGCCAGCTCGTCGCGTTAGACCCTCGACTGGAGGCTCACCGTTCAGGGCTGCATGAAGCAGAAGCGGCAGACCGCATCGGCCTTCACCTGGCTCGCGTCATTGAACGCGCCATTGCTTCGCTCGACAGGGAAGAACGCGTTGCCATCGGCACAGCTCTCGCGCGCAAGGTCGTTGAACTCGTTGTCGACGCCACAGAAGCGAGTGCTCTCACGAGTGAGCGTCCGGTGGAACCCGGTAGCATGCTCCGCAGCGTTCTAGGAAAGCTTCCGGATGGAAGCCCTGAGACGCTCTCTGAGCCGCTCATTCCACTTCTTGACACGACGCTGCTGACGAACGCCCCCGGAGAGCCTCGCGTCGGCAATCAAGTGCTCACGGAGATCCACTCAGCGGATCAGATTGACGTCGTCATGGCTTTCATCCGGCGCAGCGGGATTGCGCCTATGTTGGAAGCCCTCCGTGCGCATTGTCATGCGGGCCGGCGCCTCCGCGTGTTGACGACCACCTATACCGGCTCGACGGAGGCACGAGCGCTCGAGGCGCTCCGGGAGATTGGCGCTGAAGTGCGGGTGTCCTACGACCAGTCCGGCACTCGACTCCATGCGAAAGCCTGGCTCTTTCACCGTCGGTCCGGCTTCTCAACCGCCTACATCGGGTCATCCAATTTGACCCGCTCTGCGCAGGTCACCGGTCTTGAATGGAATGTCCGTGCGTCGCGGGCGCGCAATCCGAGCGTTGTCGACAAAGTCGCAGCCGTCTTCGAGAGCTACTGGAACAGCGGCGACTTCGTTCCCTACGACCGCGAGCAGTTCCTGGCTCGCATGGCAAGCGCAGATGACCGCACTTCTCAGCTCGAAATGAGTCCCATCGAGCTGCGTCCTGAGCCGTTTCAGGAGCGACTGCTCGAACAAATCGCCTTGTCGCGGCAGCGCGGGTATCACCGGAACCTGCTCGTCTCCGCGACAGGTACAGGCAAGACCGTCATGGCAGCGCTCGACTACGCGCGCCTGCGCGAGGCACTCCCGCGCGCACGACTCCTCTTCGTTGCCCACCGAGAAGAAATTCTCACGCAGACCCGCGCGACCTTCCGCCATGCACTGCGCGACCATGCCTTCGGCGAGCTGTGGGTTGGCGGGGAGCGCCCCCAGCACTTCGAGCAGGTCTTCGCTTCAGTCCAAAGCTTGAATGCAACGGGCCTCAAGCATCTGGATGCGGCTCACTTCGACATTGTCATCGTTGACGAGTTCCACCACGCCGCCGCTCCAACCTATCAAAACCTCCTTGAGCACCTGCGCCCTGTGGAACTGCTCGGGCTGACCGCCACCCCTGAGCGGAGCGACGGCATGCCCGTGCTCGATTGGTTTGATGGCCGGATTGCGGCAGAGCTGAGGCTCTGGGATGCCATCGATCAGCATCGACTCGTTCCCTTCGCGTACTACGCCATTCACGACGGAATCGACCTGCGCGAAATCCCATGGCGCCGCGGACGCGGGTACGACGTCGAGAGCCTCTCGAACCTGTTCACGAACAATGACGCATGGGTACGGCTCGTCTTGAAAGAGGTCGAACGCCGTGCGGAAGACCTCTCCCAAATGAGAGCCCTCGGCTTCTGCGTCAGTGTCGAGCACGCTCGCTTTATGGCGCGGTCCTTCAGCGCCGCTGGCGTTCGAGCCACCGCGATCTGGTCTGACACCCCTGATGACGAGCGACGTCAGGCGCTTCGGGACCTGGCGCAGCGGCGCGTGAACGTTGTGTTCTCCGTCGACCTTTTTAACGAGGGCGTCGACGTGCCCGCCGTCGATACCCTCTTGATGCTGAGGCCCACGGACAGTCCCACGCTTTTCCTTCAGCAGTTGGGCCGCGGACTTCGCCGTCATCCGAACAAGTCGGTATGCACCGTCCTCGACTTCGTTGGCCACCAACATTCCGAGTTTCGGTTCGACCGTCGCCTCCGGGCATTGTTAGGCGGAACCCGTGCCGAAGTAGCCAGGCAGTTGGAGCAGGGCTTTCCGTTCCTCCCCGCGGGCTGCCACATGGAGTTTGATCGCGTTGCGAGTGAGATCGTGCTGGCAAGCATCCGCAGCGCAGTTCCCTCTCGCTGGAGCGGAAAGGTGGAAGAACTGCGCGGGTACGCCAAGACTGCGAACGACGTGTCGCTCACTGGCTTCCTCGCAGAGAGCGGCCTTGAGCTCGAAGACATCTACACAGCGAGCAAGAGCTGGTCGGATCTGTGCCAAGACGCCGGGCTTACAATGCGACCGGCTGGCCCTCATGAGCCCTCTCTACGCCGAGCCTGCGGCCGGCTCCTTCATATCGATGATGAAGCGCGAATTGATGGTTACCGCCGGCTGCTTGCCTCGGACGCCGCACCCAGTCTCGGGGCGCTCTCGCAGGTAGATCGGCGCTTGCTTCGGATGCTGGTCGCATCGGTTGTCGACAAAGCGGCGAACAAGTCTTCCACTCTTGAGGAGGGGTGCGCCCTCATTTGGAGCCATCCCCAAGTTCGCAAGGAAATCATCGAACTCCTCAACGTCCTCGGGGAACGAATCTCACACCTGCCCTCGCCACTAGCGAGTCATCCTGACGTGCCGTTGGCTGTGCATGCGCGCTACACTCGCATCGAGATTCTGGCGGCATTCGATATTGGGGATGGGGTGAAGGCGGCTCCGTGGCAGGCCGGCGTCCTCTGGGCAAAAGAGGCAAGGGCAGACCTGCTCGCGTTCACGCTCGACAAGACAAGCGGGCACTTCTCTCCGACGACTCGCTATCGCGACTACGCCATCAATCGGGAACTCATCCATTGGGAGAGTCAGTCAACCACCCGGGCCGACAGCGAAGTGGGACTGCGCTACCAACGCCACGTTCGGCAGGGCTCCAGCGTCATGCTCTTCGCGCGGCAGCGCAGCGACGACCGTGCGCTCTACTTTCTTGGCCCTGCAACCTACGTGAAGCACGAAGGGGAGCTGCCAATGGCCGTCACCTGGAAGCTCGAGCATGCGCTGCCAGGCGACCTATTTGCGTCCTTCGCGGCGGCGGTCGCATAG
- a CDS encoding reverse transcriptase family protein yields the protein MSDRNVVARALASAFLAAPWKVSGLVANGAEVVGGRFPWLVSLARSTLRFFPRPPHDRLELLAELLATRPAFRQACANPTAPVRLSRWISAAPQMGRQPWPVPALPTQADLADWLKLTGAQLDWLADGAGLEHTTSPGRWRRYRYTWIPKRSGGERLLEQPGEALARLQRKVLHGILDLIPPHEAAHGFVRGRGIRGFVEPHTGQSVVVRLDLEDFFLSVRPPRVWGVFRAAGYPDGVAGALAGLCTNRTPGAVVAKARRAGSAREVDTRWRLARRLESRHLPQGAPTSPALANLAAYRLDVRLSALARALGARYTRYADDLAFSGGEALGRSARRLLQCVRRIVRDEGFTVREEKTRVMFQGHQQWLAGVVVNEHPTLRRTDHDRLKAILHLCRTRGPASQNTHGHPDFRAHLLGRIAWVTHLHPARGARLRALFDQIVWD from the coding sequence ATGAGCGACCGGAACGTGGTGGCGAGGGCGCTCGCGTCCGCCTTCCTCGCGGCCCCCTGGAAGGTGTCCGGACTGGTCGCGAACGGGGCCGAGGTCGTGGGCGGCCGGTTTCCGTGGCTCGTGTCGCTCGCGAGGAGCACGCTGAGGTTCTTTCCCCGGCCACCGCACGACCGGCTGGAGCTGCTCGCGGAGCTGCTCGCGACACGGCCTGCGTTCAGGCAGGCCTGCGCGAATCCCACGGCGCCGGTGCGGCTGTCGCGCTGGATTTCAGCGGCCCCGCAGATGGGGCGCCAACCGTGGCCCGTTCCAGCCCTGCCCACCCAGGCGGACCTCGCGGACTGGTTGAAGCTGACGGGCGCCCAGCTGGACTGGCTCGCGGACGGGGCGGGCCTGGAGCACACGACTTCGCCAGGGCGATGGCGGCGCTATCGCTACACGTGGATTCCCAAACGCAGCGGCGGTGAGCGGCTTTTGGAGCAGCCCGGCGAAGCGCTCGCGAGGCTTCAGCGCAAGGTGCTTCACGGCATCCTGGACCTGATTCCCCCGCACGAAGCGGCGCACGGGTTTGTCCGGGGCCGGGGGATCCGCGGCTTCGTGGAACCGCATACCGGGCAGAGCGTCGTCGTGCGGCTGGACCTGGAGGACTTCTTCCTCTCCGTGCGGCCGCCCAGGGTCTGGGGCGTGTTCCGCGCCGCCGGGTATCCGGATGGAGTGGCGGGGGCGCTCGCGGGGCTCTGCACGAACCGGACGCCCGGGGCGGTGGTCGCCAAGGCCCGGAGGGCAGGCAGCGCCCGAGAGGTGGACACGCGCTGGCGGCTGGCGCGGAGGCTGGAGTCGCGTCACCTGCCGCAGGGAGCGCCAACGTCGCCCGCGCTCGCCAATCTCGCCGCGTACCGGCTCGACGTCCGGCTCTCCGCGCTCGCCAGGGCGCTGGGCGCGCGTTACACGCGCTACGCGGATGACCTGGCGTTCTCGGGAGGCGAAGCCCTGGGCAGGAGCGCCCGGCGCCTGCTCCAGTGCGTGCGCCGCATCGTGCGCGACGAGGGCTTCACCGTGCGCGAGGAGAAGACGCGGGTGATGTTCCAGGGCCACCAGCAGTGGCTCGCGGGCGTGGTGGTGAATGAACACCCCACCCTCCGCCGCACGGACCATGACCGGCTGAAAGCCATCCTGCACCTGTGCCGCACCCGGGGGCCGGCAAGCCAGAACACCCACGGCCATCCCGACTTCCGCGCGCACCTGCTCGGAAGGATTGCCTGGGTGACGCACCTGCACCCCGCCCGAGGCGCCCGGCTGCGCGCGCTCTTCGACCAGATCGTGTGGGATTGA
- a CDS encoding SDR family oxidoreductase encodes MTGIQDKVIAITGASSGIGEAAALLLAGRGAKVVLGARRLERLEPLVERITKAGGQALLARTDVTRREDVAGLVRLACERYGRLDVLISNAGSLATSPLDELRVDDWEALIDTNIKGVLYGIAAALPVFRKQGFGHFINTASTSAHRIVPGQAVYAGTKFAVRAISEGLRQEAGAALRVTVISPGMTRTNFLEHVKDPETHARFAETMEKIAIAPDAIARAMAFAIEQPADVDVGEVIVRPTAQN; translated from the coding sequence ATGACAGGCATCCAGGACAAGGTCATTGCCATCACCGGAGCCAGCAGCGGCATTGGCGAGGCTGCGGCGCTGCTGCTCGCCGGGCGCGGGGCGAAGGTCGTGCTCGGCGCGCGCAGGCTGGAGCGGCTGGAGCCGCTGGTGGAGCGCATCACGAAGGCAGGCGGGCAAGCGCTCCTTGCACGGACGGACGTGACCCGGCGCGAGGACGTGGCCGGGCTCGTCCGGCTGGCCTGCGAGCGATACGGCAGGCTGGACGTCCTCATCAGCAACGCGGGCAGCCTCGCCACTTCGCCCCTGGACGAGCTGCGCGTCGACGACTGGGAGGCGCTGATCGACACCAACATCAAGGGCGTGCTGTATGGCATCGCCGCCGCGCTGCCCGTCTTCCGCAAGCAGGGCTTCGGGCATTTCATCAACACCGCGTCGACCTCGGCGCACCGGATCGTTCCCGGCCAGGCGGTCTATGCAGGGACGAAGTTCGCCGTGCGCGCCATCTCCGAAGGCCTGCGCCAGGAAGCAGGCGCAGCGCTGCGGGTGACGGTCATCTCACCGGGAATGACCCGGACGAACTTCCTCGAGCACGTGAAGGATCCGGAGACCCATGCGCGGTTCGCGGAGACGATGGAGAAGATCGCCATCGCGCCGGATGCGATTGCCCGCGCCATGGCCTTCGCCATCGAGCAGCCCGCCGACGTGGACGTGGGCGAGGTGATTGTCCGTCCCACGGCGCAGAACTGA
- a CDS encoding helix-turn-helix transcriptional regulator, whose translation MPAHHRDVLDGPLSVQTFLFPELPGVQLVRFRTDGRLLRSVKERFSVTLTQRGLSEWWGRGRVHASTPRTVDLKQLGEVHRDLRRDGPARFQSVAFDESLVTEAREALGAPASARLRHLQLEREQPTASAFVRLHALLDESLAGRSTALELQTALTEALSALVECLGQPDALERRYRWPVRRVVEALHEAIPEGITLESLARQVGWNRFHLCRAFREAMGMPPHAYLTHLRISRAQRLLSEGQPPSQVALQVGLYDQSLLNRHFKRIVGITPGQFVRAVR comes from the coding sequence GTGCCCGCTCATCATCGCGACGTCCTGGATGGCCCGCTGTCCGTCCAGACCTTCCTGTTCCCGGAGCTGCCGGGCGTACAGCTGGTGCGCTTCAGGACCGATGGCCGGCTGTTGCGCTCCGTGAAGGAGCGCTTCTCGGTGACGCTGACGCAGCGGGGCCTTTCGGAGTGGTGGGGCCGCGGCCGGGTGCACGCCTCCACGCCCCGGACGGTCGACCTCAAGCAGTTGGGCGAAGTGCACCGGGACCTGCGCCGCGATGGGCCCGCCCGGTTCCAGTCGGTCGCCTTCGACGAATCACTCGTCACCGAAGCCCGCGAGGCCCTGGGCGCTCCGGCCTCCGCTCGCCTTCGCCACCTCCAGCTCGAACGGGAGCAGCCCACGGCATCCGCCTTCGTGCGCCTCCACGCGCTGCTGGACGAAAGCCTGGCGGGCCGGTCCACCGCCCTGGAGCTCCAGACGGCCCTGACCGAAGCCCTCTCCGCCCTGGTGGAATGCCTGGGACAGCCGGACGCGCTGGAGCGGCGCTACCGCTGGCCTGTCCGGCGCGTGGTGGAGGCGCTGCACGAGGCCATCCCGGAGGGCATCACGCTGGAGTCGCTGGCCCGTCAGGTGGGCTGGAACCGCTTCCACCTGTGCCGAGCCTTCCGCGAGGCGATGGGCATGCCTCCCCACGCGTACCTCACCCACCTGCGCATCTCGCGGGCCCAGCGGCTGCTGTCAGAGGGGCAGCCGCCTTCGCAGGTCGCGCTCCAGGTCGGGCTCTATGACCAGAGCCTGCTCAACCGGCACTTCAAGCGCATCGTCGGCATCACCCCGGGGCAGTTCGTGCGCGCCGTGCGGTGA
- a CDS encoding VOC family protein, with product MLDHTGIGVADVARSARFYDAALGALGLRRAMQLPADSGADGIGYGREYPIFWIDRFHPHSVKQHTAFAATSRAQVDAFHAAAVAAGGTDNGAPGLRGVEAGYPAGYYAAFVLDPDGNNIEAVFRQPQGG from the coding sequence ATGCTCGACCACACAGGCATCGGAGTCGCCGACGTCGCCCGTTCGGCCCGCTTCTACGACGCGGCGCTGGGGGCGCTCGGCCTCCGCCGCGCCATGCAGCTTCCCGCGGACAGCGGAGCGGATGGCATTGGCTACGGCCGGGAGTACCCCATCTTCTGGATCGACCGCTTCCATCCGCACAGCGTGAAGCAACACACGGCCTTCGCCGCCACGAGCCGCGCCCAGGTCGACGCCTTCCACGCGGCCGCGGTGGCGGCGGGAGGAACCGACAACGGCGCTCCCGGGCTGCGCGGCGTCGAAGCAGGCTATCCCGCCGGCTACTACGCCGCCTTCGTGCTCGACCCGGACGGCAACAACATCGAAGCGGTCTTCCGTCAGCCTCAAGGCGGATGA
- a CDS encoding M3 family metallopeptidase, whose product MPRHGIAACLLLLAATAFAGPAPSPDVLLAPWSGPHGGVPPFDRARVEDFAPALEAAMAQARSELAAIADAKEPPTFENTVAALEDSGRAFNRVYEVYNAWSSFMSSPEYQAVERAMAPRLSAFWDEPSQNRKLFRRVKAVRDSAAKAKLTPEQQRVVAYYCDDFVRSGALLDATGSKRMAALNQKLATLYTTFNQNVLADEKRYTLLESEADLAGLPEPLRKAAAAEATARGQPGKWAVANTRSAVADFLTYSERRELREKVWRNYDSRGDHGDAHDNNAVITQILAARAEQAKLMGFPTHAHRQLTSAMVKTPERALRLLETMWKPAVARVREEVTAMAAIARSQGQQEPITPWDYRYYAEKVRKQAYDFDDSEVKPYLQLESLREGMFWVAGELFGLTFTPAPGVPVFHPDVRVFAVKDRESGRERGLLYFDPYAREGKYNGGQTETYRVQERFRGEVPALVTISMPFVKPAAGSPALLGWRDAQTLFHEFGHAVHTLSGDVTWPALGGSRVVSDYSEFPSKLFEHWLSTPEVLGRFAVHHATGQPMPQALVARIQKAATFNQGFYTVDYLTSALVEMKLHLAGAKRIDPDAFERDVLRQLGAPAEVGMRFRMPHFGHVFASNGYSAGYYRYLWADMLAADAFEAFQEGGGAYDAKVAARLREHVLSVGNTVDPFVGYRLFRGKDASLDALMRERGFSPLD is encoded by the coding sequence ATGCCACGACACGGAATCGCAGCATGCCTCCTCCTCCTGGCGGCCACGGCCTTCGCGGGCCCTGCGCCGTCGCCGGATGTCCTGCTCGCGCCCTGGTCCGGGCCCCATGGGGGCGTGCCCCCGTTCGACCGCGCGCGGGTCGAGGACTTCGCGCCAGCGCTCGAAGCCGCCATGGCGCAGGCACGCAGCGAACTCGCCGCCATCGCGGACGCGAAGGAGCCGCCCACGTTCGAGAACACCGTCGCCGCGCTGGAGGACTCGGGCCGCGCGTTCAACCGCGTCTACGAGGTCTACAACGCGTGGTCCTCGTTCATGAGTTCACCGGAGTACCAGGCCGTGGAACGCGCGATGGCGCCCCGGCTGTCGGCGTTCTGGGATGAGCCTTCCCAGAACCGGAAGCTCTTCCGCCGCGTCAAGGCGGTCCGGGACTCGGCCGCGAAGGCGAAGCTGACGCCGGAGCAGCAGCGCGTCGTGGCGTACTACTGCGACGACTTCGTGCGCTCGGGCGCACTGCTGGACGCGACGGGTTCGAAGCGAATGGCCGCGCTCAACCAGAAGCTCGCTACGCTCTACACGACGTTCAACCAGAACGTGCTCGCAGACGAGAAGCGCTACACCCTCCTGGAGAGCGAGGCGGACCTCGCGGGCCTGCCGGAGCCGCTGAGGAAGGCCGCGGCGGCCGAGGCCACCGCGCGCGGACAGCCGGGGAAGTGGGCCGTGGCCAACACCCGCTCGGCGGTGGCGGACTTCCTCACGTACTCGGAGCGGAGGGAGCTGCGCGAGAAGGTGTGGCGCAACTACGACAGCCGGGGTGACCACGGCGACGCGCACGACAACAACGCCGTCATCACGCAAATCCTCGCGGCGCGCGCGGAGCAGGCGAAGCTCATGGGCTTCCCCACCCACGCGCACCGGCAACTCACAAGCGCCATGGTGAAGACTCCCGAGCGCGCGCTGCGGCTGCTGGAGACGATGTGGAAGCCCGCCGTCGCGCGCGTGCGCGAAGAGGTCACCGCGATGGCTGCCATTGCCCGAAGCCAGGGCCAGCAGGAGCCCATCACCCCCTGGGACTACCGCTACTACGCGGAGAAGGTGCGCAAGCAGGCGTATGACTTCGACGACAGCGAGGTGAAGCCCTACCTCCAGCTGGAGAGCCTGCGCGAAGGCATGTTCTGGGTGGCGGGTGAGCTCTTCGGCCTCACCTTCACGCCCGCGCCGGGCGTGCCCGTCTTCCACCCGGACGTGCGCGTCTTCGCGGTGAAGGATCGCGAGAGCGGCCGGGAGCGGGGGCTCCTGTACTTCGACCCCTACGCACGGGAGGGCAAGTACAACGGAGGGCAGACGGAGACGTACCGCGTCCAGGAGCGCTTCCGGGGCGAGGTGCCGGCCCTGGTGACCATCAGCATGCCCTTCGTGAAGCCGGCGGCCGGAAGCCCCGCGCTGCTGGGCTGGCGCGACGCGCAGACGCTGTTCCACGAGTTCGGCCATGCGGTGCACACGCTGAGCGGGGACGTGACCTGGCCGGCGCTCGGAGGCAGCCGCGTGGTGAGCGACTACTCGGAGTTCCCCTCCAAGCTGTTCGAGCACTGGCTCTCCACGCCGGAGGTGCTGGGCCGCTTCGCGGTGCATCACGCGACGGGCCAGCCCATGCCCCAGGCGCTCGTGGCTCGCATCCAGAAGGCGGCGACGTTCAACCAGGGCTTCTACACCGTGGACTACCTGACCTCCGCGCTGGTGGAGATGAAGCTGCACCTGGCGGGCGCGAAGCGCATCGACCCGGACGCGTTCGAGCGCGACGTGCTCCGCCAGCTCGGCGCGCCGGCGGAGGTCGGCATGCGCTTCCGCATGCCCCATTTCGGGCACGTCTTCGCCAGCAACGGCTACTCGGCGGGCTACTACCGCTACCTCTGGGCGGACATGCTGGCGGCGGACGCATTCGAGGCCTTCCAGGAAGGCGGAGGTGCCTACGACGCGAAGGTGGCCGCGCGGCTGCGCGAGCACGTCCTGTCGGTGGGCAACACCGTGGACCCGTTCGTGGGCTACCGGCTGTTTCGTGGAAAGGACGCGAGCCTCGACGCCCTGATGCGCGAGCGAGGCTTCTCGCCCCTAGACTGA
- a CDS encoding Lrp/AsnC family transcriptional regulator: MAALDRIDREILEALQNNARLSNKELAARVGLAPSSCLARVKRLETDGVIKSYRADLDARSLGLGLQALIAVQLRLHVGEAFGSIGDHLRSLPETVAVYCLGGTTDFLVHVVCRDTEHLRVLTIQSFTSRPEVSRIETSLVFSFARSGLPVDRGA; this comes from the coding sequence ATGGCCGCACTCGACCGAATCGATCGCGAGATTCTGGAGGCCCTCCAGAACAATGCACGGCTGTCCAACAAGGAGCTGGCCGCGCGCGTGGGGCTGGCCCCCTCGTCGTGCCTCGCGCGGGTGAAGCGGCTGGAGACGGACGGAGTCATCAAGTCCTATCGCGCGGACCTGGATGCGCGCTCGCTGGGGCTGGGGCTCCAGGCGCTCATCGCCGTGCAGCTCCGGCTCCACGTGGGGGAGGCGTTCGGCAGCATCGGTGACCACCTGCGCTCGCTGCCGGAGACGGTGGCCGTCTACTGCCTGGGCGGGACGACGGACTTCCTGGTGCACGTCGTGTGTCGGGACACGGAGCACCTGCGAGTGCTCACCATCCAGTCCTTCACCAGCCGTCCGGAGGTGAGCCGCATCGAGACGTCGCTGGTGTTCTCCTTCGCGCGCTCGGGGCTGCCGGTCGACCGCGGCGCTTGA
- a CDS encoding TolC family protein, with product MPSGVVTLLLLCGGTALGEPLTLRSALLEARSQAPALAQARAQEAVARGEEELARTFSPLTLSVGGGGNDPRWTVGLAQRLPAPGARAARVLAAELTTRGAADERRASEATARADARRAYFSLVRARQLLETSARALALARESEAAAVLLFETGAAPELDLLQARIARGSAEVQWLTRQGELAAATAALALLLGRPPGAALEPVDEPPPTLPSLEAVLAVGARSPAAEARQGEVSAAEATLRASRRERWPTPTVGVFVEADGPGGRSTYLRGALDLDLFLPGLGRGETVRAAASLELARARQNEERRSRWTELVSNHARLSAALAGLARYTEEILPAVEKTEGMALESYRVGRSPRVALNAALQTATETRTQAIEAAFAAQSAFADLELAAGVPLDEP from the coding sequence ATGCCTTCCGGGGTCGTCACCCTGCTGCTGCTGTGTGGCGGCACCGCGCTGGGGGAGCCGCTCACGCTGCGCTCGGCGCTCCTCGAAGCCAGGAGTCAGGCTCCTGCGCTCGCACAGGCCCGAGCGCAGGAAGCCGTGGCCCGCGGGGAAGAAGAACTCGCCCGGACCTTCTCCCCGTTGACCCTGTCAGTGGGGGGCGGAGGAAATGATCCCCGGTGGACCGTGGGGCTGGCCCAGAGACTTCCGGCCCCGGGGGCCCGGGCGGCCCGGGTGCTCGCCGCGGAGTTGACGACCCGCGGTGCCGCGGACGAGCGCCGCGCGAGCGAGGCCACGGCCCGGGCGGATGCGCGGCGTGCCTACTTCTCCCTGGTGCGCGCCCGCCAGCTCCTGGAGACCTCCGCACGCGCACTGGCGCTCGCGCGCGAGTCGGAGGCCGCCGCGGTGCTGCTCTTCGAAACCGGCGCGGCCCCGGAGCTGGACCTGCTCCAGGCCCGCATCGCGAGGGGCTCCGCCGAAGTCCAATGGCTGACCCGCCAGGGGGAACTCGCCGCCGCCACGGCGGCGCTGGCCCTGCTGTTGGGCCGGCCACCGGGTGCGGCGCTGGAGCCGGTGGACGAGCCCCCGCCCACCCTGCCTTCACTGGAGGCCGTGCTGGCCGTGGGCGCGCGGTCCCCCGCCGCCGAGGCACGTCAGGGCGAGGTGTCGGCGGCCGAGGCCACCCTGCGGGCGTCACGGCGGGAGCGGTGGCCCACTCCCACGGTGGGGGTCTTCGTGGAAGCGGATGGTCCTGGGGGGCGCAGCACGTATCTTCGCGGCGCGCTCGACCTGGACCTCTTCCTCCCAGGCCTGGGACGCGGAGAGACGGTCCGCGCCGCGGCCTCGCTGGAGCTCGCGCGCGCCCGCCAGAACGAGGAGCGGCGTTCCCGGTGGACGGAGCTCGTCTCCAACCATGCGCGCCTGTCCGCCGCCCTGGCGGGACTCGCGCGCTACACGGAGGAGATCCTCCCCGCCGTGGAGAAGACGGAGGGCATGGCCCTGGAGTCCTATCGCGTGGGCCGCAGTCCCCGGGTGGCGCTCAACGCCGCGCTCCAGACGGCCACGGAGACGCGGACGCAGGCCATTGAAGCCGCCTTCGCCGCCCAGTCCGCGTTCGCGGACCTCGAACTCGCCGCAGGGGTGCCCCTCGATGAGCCCTAG